The DNA window TTATCGACTTGGAGAAGTAGTAGCCTATCCCAAGCACGCCGATGACGGTAAATACGATGACGATGTTGTCGATGCCAGTTAACATGAATCCAACACTCCCTTTTTTAGGAGGCCGACGGAGCGGCGCTCCTTTAGATTTTTTCTATCGAAATGGCGCCGACGGGGCAGTGGTTTTTGCAGACGGTACAGCCCCAGCAGTCCCTTTCTTCAAATATCACCCGTTTGCCGGCGCGCCGGAAGGCCCGGAAGTTGCATATCTTCGCGCACTTGCCGCAGCCGACGCACTTTTTCTCATCCCAGAGGATACGGTATCTCCGCTTCGGCCATACGCCCTGCGCGCCGATTCTGCGCGAAGCCCTGATGGGATAGCAGCAGTCCCCGCAGCAGTTGCAGATTGCCGCCATCTCCTCGGAGGTGTGCATGAGGCCGTTCCTGTCGGCGAGAATGATGATCTTCTTCGCCTCCTCTTTTGTCAGCGGCCTTCCGTGGCCGCGGTCCCATTCGGAGTTGATCTCCCTGTTGAAGAGGATACAGACGCCGCGCGGCCTGTCGCAGTTCATCGCGACGCTCTTGCAGTTGCAGGGGGCCACGTACGGCTCGAAGCCGAGGGAATCTATCAGCGCAAGCGTCTCTTCGAGCGTATAGAAAAAGGCGTTCTCTATGAGCCCCTCTCCCATCAGCGCGGCTTCGAGGCGGGGCTTCGCCTTTTCCATATACTGTGCCACATACCATTCGTCGATCTTTTTGCGCTCCTCCGCGGGAATCTTCGCCCAAAGCTCTGGCTCGTACTGAGCAAAAAAGGCCAGACGCCGGTAAAAATTGGCGGGACGGTAAAAAATGGTCCCCCCATTTTCGGCCTTATCGAGGACGCCGCGCGAATAGGCCTCTCTGATAAAGGCGTCTGGATCGCCGGTTATCTTTAGTTTTTTCAGCAGTGAATGGAGCTCTTCAATCGAGTAGTCCCGTCCATCCGCCGCGCAGAGAAAACGGTACTCTTCATCGTTCAGAAAAAAATCCGTGAAGGGGAGGGCAGATTCTGGTATTTCAAACAATTTTGCAGCCTTGTCATGCATTTTATACACCGCTTCCTCTCTATCATTGACAGTTAAGCAAAGCAATATCAAAGGTAATACACAACCATTTGGAGCAAAACTACAGACTCTTTTTGAAATTTTATGCTACATGCTGCATGTAGCATGTAACTGCGATTATGTTATACTTGTGAAAAAACTTTGTCAAGTTTCAAAAGGGAGAATAGTTATGTCATTTTTCCATAATGAATCGCTGCGAAAAAAACTTTATGACTATATAAAGCGAAAAATAAACTCGGGAGAGCTGCGCCCCGGCGACCCTATCAACCAGAAGGAGATCTTTGAGGAGCTGAACATCAGCCGCACGCCCTACCGCGACTGCATGATACAGCTTGAATCGGAGGGGCTTGTGAGGATCATACCATGTAAGGGGGTCATCGTGCGGGAGCTCTCCATCAACGAGGTGATGGAGGCGCAGGAGGTCGGAGCCGCCCTTGAGGGCATGGCTTATGAGCTTGCCTTTTACAACGCGCGTGAAAGATGTATCCCCAAACTCAGCGAACTTATCGCCAAGGCGGAAAAATGTTTTCAGAATAACGAACCCATCGTTCAAGACTTGAATATGGAGTTTCACATGGTCGTCTTTGAGCAATGTCCGAATCGAAGTATCGTCGAACAGCTTGTCAAAATGCGAGAACGCATCTATGATTTTCCACAGCGTAATTTGGTCCCTCTGTTAAAATGGGAAAAGATCTTCTGGCAGGAGCACCTGCGCCAGGTCGAAATACTGAAAAACGGCACCCCCTCGGAACTGGGCGGCTACACGCGCGACGTTCACTGGCAGGTGCGGGGAAGAGAAGAATACTGGGAGACTTTGTTTGCCGTAAAACCGGGAACGGTAGAGCAGTATTTCACGCAGCGCCGCGCCTACTGCGAGCGGGACCCGGAAGCGGAGAGCAGGAAGAAACGCCTGCAATAGCGGAATATGCCGCGTTTGCGCGCGTTTCCCGAGGGGACATATTGAAAATAGGCGCCCTAGGGGCGTAATCTTAATCGAGGTGTGAAAAATGATCCGTTTTGAATGCGACTACGGCGAGGGGGCCCACCCCCTTATATTGGAGCGGCTCGCCGCCACGAACATGGAACAGATGGCGGGCTATGGCGAGGACCAGCACTGCGAGGCGGCCCGCGGCTACATAAGGGAGCTCTGCCGCATGCCCGGCGCTGACGTGCATTTCCTCGTCGGCGGCACACAGGCCAATCTGGCGGTCATCGCCGCCGCGCTGCGCCCCCACCAGGGCGTGATCGCCGCCGAGAGCGGCCATATCAACGTCCACGAGACGGGAGCAATCGAGGCGACGGGACACAAGGTCATCACCGTGGCCGGCGAGGAGGGCAAGGTCACCGCCGGCGAGATACGGGGCGTCTATGAGAGCCACTGGAAGGACCCGACCCACGAACACATCGCCCAACCGGCGATGGTCTACATCTCAAACCCCAGCGAGATTGGGACGGTCTACACGCTGGCGGAGCTTGAGGCGATCGCCAAGGTCTGCCGCAAGTGCGGGCTGCCG is part of the Cloacibacillus sp. genome and encodes:
- a CDS encoding 4Fe-4S binding protein, whose protein sequence is MHDKAAKLFEIPESALPFTDFFLNDEEYRFLCAADGRDYSIEELHSLLKKLKITGDPDAFIREAYSRGVLDKAENGGTIFYRPANFYRRLAFFAQYEPELWAKIPAEERKKIDEWYVAQYMEKAKPRLEAALMGEGLIENAFFYTLEETLALIDSLGFEPYVAPCNCKSVAMNCDRPRGVCILFNREINSEWDRGHGRPLTKEEAKKIIILADRNGLMHTSEEMAAICNCCGDCCYPIRASRRIGAQGVWPKRRYRILWDEKKCVGCGKCAKICNFRAFRRAGKRVIFEERDCWGCTVCKNHCPVGAISIEKI
- a CDS encoding GntR family transcriptional regulator — protein: MSFFHNESLRKKLYDYIKRKINSGELRPGDPINQKEIFEELNISRTPYRDCMIQLESEGLVRIIPCKGVIVRELSINEVMEAQEVGAALEGMAYELAFYNARERCIPKLSELIAKAEKCFQNNEPIVQDLNMEFHMVVFEQCPNRSIVEQLVKMRERIYDFPQRNLVPLLKWEKIFWQEHLRQVEILKNGTPSELGGYTRDVHWQVRGREEYWETLFAVKPGTVEQYFTQRRAYCERDPEAESRKKRLQ
- a CDS encoding aminotransferase class I/II-fold pyridoxal phosphate-dependent enzyme yields the protein MIRFECDYGEGAHPLILERLAATNMEQMAGYGEDQHCEAARGYIRELCRMPGADVHFLVGGTQANLAVIAAALRPHQGVIAAESGHINVHETGAIEATGHKVITVAGEEGKVTAGEIRGVYESHWKDPTHEHIAQPAMVYISNPSEIGTVYTLAELEAIAKVCRKCGLPLFMDGARLGYGLACELCDYSLADIAALCDVFYIGGTKVGALFGEAVVITNDTLKRDFRYIMKQRGGMLAKGRLLGIQFETLFEDGLYFRISEHAVRLAMKLRAACAAKGYPFLVDSRTNQQFPILPNGLIEKLGERSIPSPSGSRRTRRTRRCVSAPAGRRKRSISTN